One region of Olleya sp. Hel_I_94 genomic DNA includes:
- a CDS encoding GLPGLI family protein, with protein MKIKILIALLLLSIQLISAQNSDKISPSDSLSNQYQIEFTVNFNTYIPLSKKGILIPYLKENKSNYYEIPLDEDSIQKDDTNDSEINETIVIGKKNVIKRNFVNLNTNKLSSTENITFDSKTYLVTEALPKLDWDLNHPDTLKIGTYMCNKATTNFRGRNYIAWYTNDIPITFGPWKFHGLPGLILDMYDQTHKYEWIVTKITKKTINEKILNQDKHDVNISLEAFVALREEVFNTKMNNFKNNLKSRQDRGTNVSVDTFNKRQGRELLFEWEDKK; from the coding sequence ATGAAAATTAAAATTTTAATTGCTTTATTATTATTATCAATACAGCTTATAAGTGCACAAAATTCAGACAAAATAAGTCCATCAGATTCGCTTAGCAACCAATACCAAATAGAATTCACAGTTAATTTCAATACTTATATTCCGCTTTCTAAAAAAGGAATTTTAATCCCATATTTAAAAGAAAATAAATCTAATTATTACGAAATTCCGCTTGATGAAGATAGCATTCAAAAGGATGATACTAATGATTCGGAGATAAACGAAACAATTGTTATTGGTAAAAAAAATGTTATAAAACGAAACTTTGTAAATCTTAATACAAATAAGCTATCGTCTACAGAGAATATCACCTTTGATAGTAAAACGTATTTAGTAACGGAAGCACTTCCAAAACTAGATTGGGATCTAAACCATCCAGATACCCTTAAAATTGGCACATATATGTGCAATAAAGCAACCACAAATTTTAGAGGTCGAAATTACATAGCATGGTACACCAATGACATCCCAATAACTTTTGGACCATGGAAGTTTCATGGATTACCAGGTCTAATTTTAGATATGTATGACCAAACACATAAATACGAATGGATTGTCACTAAAATAACTAAAAAAACGATTAATGAAAAGATACTTAATCAAGACAAGCACGATGTAAACATTAGTTTAGAAGCATTTGTAGCGTTAAGAGAAGAGGTGTTTAATACAAAGATGAATAACTTTAAAAATAATCTAAAATCTAGACAAGACAGAGGGACAAATGTCTCTGTAGACACCTTTAATAAAAGACAAGGACGTGAGTTGTTGTTTGAATGGGAAGACAAAAAATAA